The Misgurnus anguillicaudatus chromosome 12, ASM2758022v2, whole genome shotgun sequence region tgtaattctgtaaaattataatctttatatttttattaatattgactaaggcaaagattaaaatcaatgtgaaatcaaactttgatgctccaaacaTCATCATTAAATtgtgagactttagtctggatttcacaaatttagcagcagttaaaactaaataaacgaGACATTGACGCATTAAGTTGTCGTTTACAAAATGGCCACTAGATGTCGCGCGGAGCTTCATGCTCGCATCAGATTTAATAATGACTTTTCCCATGAAAGAAATACAAACATAGCACACATGTGAGGAATCAACCCATGCTTTTATTTCACTTGTTGCATATAAAATTGTCTTTTTAGTTGATGGATTTTAAAACCGGTTGAAGATGTTTCTCTACAGTACCCTTAAAAGAGACAAAGGTGCCAATGAAAGAAGTCCATTTCAGGTTTAATTAGCAGAACTTATGTTAAAATATCAGTTCATGAATCCCTTAAATGACATTGAAAAAtatcagtaataataataataatagccaCTATTGGCTTTGGTCCAGGGCTGCtaaaatctacagtatgtgtcaGAAAATCTGCTTATTTCACATCGGAAACGTGAAAGACAAGGCTGGATGAGATGAAGGTAAGAGACGTACCTGAACAAAGATCAAGAACAGCAGAAAGATCATCACAAGCATCTAAGCACCTATAAGATAAAACTGCGCAGATCTGCAGGGTCTATTGCATCCGCTGCATTGCATACAATGCCAGCGGCGTTTACTATATGTGCCATAAACGAATGAATGTGAACGTCCTAAGCCCTGAAACCCTGAAAGCAAATGGGTTAGACACTCTCGGACTCTCTAACGTGtatacagatagacagacaaacattttaaagtttaaggCACAGCCCTGGGGCCAAATACCAATGCGACTTTTCTCATATTGTTTGGCTTTCCCCCAGTTCTCTCCAAGGTGACTTTTTTATCTTTTTCCTTTTTATACAGAATATGATTTCTTTGTACATCggataatatttataataataaacattctCTCTCAACAAGAGTTTACGAAATACAGCAACTCCATCCGGATCTGGGATGAAGTTTAGAATCTGTCCTCGTACGGCCAACATTACAATATGTACAGcgaaataaatacattattgtAAACAGcgagaaaacaacaacaaaatcctATAAGTAAGGTCATCTGGTGAGGAAAGAAATATCATGGCACgaaacttaaataaaaatatagatattatatatatatataaaacaaaatcagtCCTACTGAAAAGCCAGAGTTCAAGTTTCTGTGAGCAGATCATATTTTCTAGTACAGACTTTTAAAAGGTTTGATCTATGTACACAACCAAACATACGCTAGATCTGGTAACTTGCAAGTGCTCACTCTCTATGCTACAGTTGATGGTCTACAGTACTGCTTTAAACAGAagcaaaacataaacaataaataaaaccataTATACCCACATAAATCATTTCTTATTAAAAGATGCGCGTCCCATAGTGCATGTCGGAGAGGGAAGTTTTGGCATGAAACGTGAAAATATGCTATTTGACGCTGAACTGCATCTAGCCCTAATATAAGATCTCTGATCTAATGCAATGAATCATTGAGTATTTCTGACTCGAAATGAAGTCATGTTATATCAAACAGCTAACGTATGTCTGTTTCGAAAGGCATTGCATGATATATTAGTATAtctgtgcactgcaaaaaaatgactttcttacttagtatttttgtctttgttttcaatacaaatatctaacaattcttaaatcaagatgcatttacattttGAGCAAAGAAATAAAAGTTCAAgattaagaaaataaaagtttaagaaataaaagttcaagatttttttcttacactgcaaaaatgactttcttagtatttttgtcttgttttaagcacaaatatctaaaaattttcaagtcaagatgtattttcttgattagcaaaataAACCAAGAAACTAAGTCCAGTTTTAAgacaataaaaatgtaagtaaatttttggattaaacaagcaaaaaaaaaaatctttaacatttttcttaaacactaaattgaAGAAAAactcaagaaaaatttgctaaccccattggcagatttttttgcttgttttatgcacaaaatcacttaaatttgatatttttggtctaaaaactagacttattttaaaagcatcttaatttaagaatttttagattttttactgaaaacaagacaaaatactaagaaaatattttcttaaatcattttttgcagtgtagtttttagaaatatcaaatttaaaatataaaatttaagtgaatttgtgcttaaaacaagcaaaaaaatctttgttttttaatgatgtGTTTTTcttgccccattggcagattgttttgcttgttttcagcacaaattcacttaaatgatTTGTCtgaaaactagatttattttcttagatAATTTTGAtaatcaagaaaatgcatcttaatttagatatttgtactaaaaacaaggcaaaaatactaagaaaaaatttcattttttgcagtgtggttaTAATGCATTCAATTattttatacactgcaaaaaatgattttcaagaaaaaaaattattcgtatttttgtcttgttttcagtaaaaatatctaaaaattcttaaattaagatgctttttcttgatgagcaaaacgacccaagaaaataagtctagttttttaccaaaaatataaaatttaagttaatttgtggattaaacaagcaaaaaaaaaaatctgccaatggggtaagcaaaaaaatcttgaatttttttaaacactaaattcaaggaaaaaaattgtttgttttatgcacaaaatcacttaaattagatatttttggtctaaaaactagactttcttgggtcattttgctcatcaaccagggttaattttagaatttttttttatatttttactgaaaacaagaccaaaatactaagaacattttttcttaaaaatcattttttgcagtgtaatgcaTTATAACACACGATGTGACATTAAATGAATTGTATGTATTTTCAAAGGccaaaaaataaagtattataaCTGTGTGTGCTTTCACAATTGTGAGGTGCATTATAAGACATTATGACTGTATTAGAAATACCTTCATAATGTATGATATAACACAAGCTTAAAAGGTGTCATATGATGTTGCTAAAAagcacattattttgtgtatttacgcggtttaacacattattttccacataccgtacattattgttgctcctgcCTTACTGAAACACATGGATTTTTACAACGCTCATTGTTTTGAAAAGCGCGatgtgctctgattggccagctattcagtgcgttgtgattggccgaatacctCAAGCATGTGAGGGAAATGTTACGCCGCTTACCATATTTTGAATATcagctcccaaagcacagcatcTCGGCGACATGGTGGCGGAGACAACAATCCTACTACAGCGAGAATAAAAGTTACGCCGCCTTTATGTGCGTATACATGTGGGCGGTGTTATGCAAATCTTCCCACACAGTGATGTAGATATGTGGGGCGTGTTTGACCGAATATACTTTTAGACCGAATATCTCTTTGAGTTTGAGACTTTAATCTTTGCGACTTTACGGATCTTCTATATGCACAAACAGCTTTTAACACGCCAAAGAATAATAtcgcatcatatgacccctttaaaagctttaaagTGTTGCCAAAATCACTGTGTTTCTACATAAAGCATTTGAACTAAATTTAGAGGGTAATCGGAGGTACGTCTTTTATAAAGAAAACCATTTAAACAAATATCAAAATCATGTAAATTCAGCTGGTAAATGTGAAAGATGGTTTGTGACACAGCAGCCAACTCACGACACAACGCAGGATGACCGCCACGCTGCATACATGCAAGTTACCTTTCACAtaaagtcctttgaaacacAACAGCTGTTGTTCTGGTATTAAAAGTAACATGTAAAAATCTTTACGTATACCGTACAAAATCATTGAGAAGAGGCCACGACAGCTGTGAGCCGCTtgcttttttgtctttttacatttgtttcagtcaaagttgAGGAAGACTTAAAACGGTAGAAAAAAGGTCTCTTTGAAATTCAAGGAAACGTGCTGCTGTTTATCTCCGCTGACCGCGCCTGCGGTCGTCTCTACGGGCAGATTGCTTTGTGCAGCGGCCGTGTACAGTAACAGCCCTCCGTACGGTCACGCGCGACCCGTCGCCAGAGATTTTCTCATGGTAGCTCACAGAGAACGGGTGTCCGGGCGAAGGTAAACAAAACCAAGCTTGAAAGAAAACCAAGGACTAAATATTATTCCTGAGTGCAAATAAAACGACAACCTACAGATGTCTTAGTGTCCTCTCGTCTCCAGGCAGCTCgtaagagagacagaaagagaaacGGAGAGCGAGAGAGGAGTGGCCGAGGTCTCGGAGTGCAACGTGCGCTTTGGAACTCAATTATTACATTTGCCATCACGGCATCGAGTCTGTGCCGTCCCGGCGCGCTGCTACGTGTCTGCGGGCTGTTCCTCTTCGTCCTCCTCGTCGTCGTCCTCTTCTACCATGCTGGGCTCCGTGGAAACTTCCTCCGAAGTTCCCTCCTCGGCCTCCGGGATCTCTGTGGATTCAGAGTCTTGCGTGATCAGAGTTTTGGAATCACTGCAGCTGTTGTCGTCCTCCTCTTCATCCTCGTCCTCCTCTTCCTCGGCCTGGCTGCCGCTGTCTTTTTCCGTGTCCGATTCTCCGTCCTCCTCCAGGGTCAGTTCGAACTGGAACTTCTCAGCCCCGCTGGAGCGATTGCTGTCCTCGGGCTGATCTGGAGCGGGCGAGGGGCTCTGGGGTATGGTGCTCTGGTACCACTCTCTGTTGTCCTCTAACGTGTCCAGGATGTCCTGGGCGTCTGGGTGGACGAGATCGGCCCACGTCTCCCACAGCGGATGCACGATGTAGTCAATAAAGCCCACCTGAAGACAGAAAGACTACTGTGAGTATCTCACCTTTATAATACGGACACTTTAAATGCACttcattaaaaaatactttatcaGAGTTTAAAATCGAAAggacaaaaacatcaacaagtgGACACTTTCCATTTGAGCTGTCGTCTTCTGAGTCATCACCCAGATACATCGATAAACAGATGACGCACACAAGCGTGGCGTACATCAGATTCAGGTAAGCGAGACCCGTCAGAAGGAAACTGAGGTGTTACCTGAGATTTCTCGACTGATGCGTTGTGTTTGTCACACATGGGGCTGATCTCCAtccctctctctcgctctcgaTCGCCCTGACTGAAGAACTCCTCCATGATTCGATCCGTCCACTGTTTGTACAGCTGCAGGGGTTTCGTGGGGTTACTGAGATCTGCACAGTGAACCATGTTCTGTAGCACCTGAGGAACACACAACGCTTACTGAGCAAATCTGTGCATGGATGTAAAGATGGTAAAATGTGGTAAATGGAACTGAGAGAGTTATACAACTTTAAGCATTAAATGCATGATGTCTataatgactttcttacttagtatttttgtcttgttttcagtacaaatatccaaaaactcttaaatttagatgtattttcttactgagcaaaatgacccaagaaaacaagtccagtTTCCagacaaaaaacaacacatttaagtgaattcgggcccacaacaacaaaaatatctgccaatggggtaagaaaaaaatctaaaaataagtttatgGTTTGTTTAAACGCTTAATTCAAGAGAAAAATTCTCATCTAtatggcagatatttttgcttgtcttaagcccaaattcacttaaatttattattttttgtctaaaaactacacttattttcctagatcattttgctcattaaaaatacatcttaattgaagaatttttagatatttgtaataaaaacaagacaaaaatactaagaacactgcaaaaaattatttaagaaaaaaattcttagtatttttgtcttatttttaatgaaaacatctaaatattcttaaattaagatgtattttcttgatgagcaaaatgacctaagaaaataaatctagtttttagacaaaaaatataactttaactAAATTAgtgctttaaacaagcaaaaaaatctgccaatggaataagaaaaaatttcttgaaataagttataaataaatttttcttattccattggcagattattatttttttgcttgttttaagcacaaatcacttatatttttttatctaaaaacaagacttatttatttcttcggtcattttgctcatcaagaaaatttaagaatttttagatatttttactgaacacaagacaaaaatactaagacatttttcttgaaaatgtgtgTGCAAAAAATACTTACTTAATTAGTATTTATGTCCtagtcttaaattaagatgtattttcttgatgagcaaaatgacttaagaaaataagtctagttttttgacaaaaattataaaatttaagtgaatttgtgcttaaaaaaatctaaaaataagtttacGTTTTTCTTAAACGCTTAATTCAAGAACAAATTTCTCACCCCTattgcagatatttttgctttttttaagcacaaattcacacttaaattttttgatttttgtctaaaaacttgacttattttcttaggtcattttgctcactaagaaaatacatctttatttaagaatttttagatatttgcacTGAAAACTTAtttcttagtgtttttgtcttgttttcagtaaaaaacatcaaaaaattCTCAAACAAAGATGTATTCTATtggtgagcaaaatgacccaagaaataagtctagtttttagaccaaaaaatataaacttttaagTAAATGGCTTaatacaagcaaaaaaaatctcccaatggaataagaaaaaaattcttgaaataaatgtacttttttcaaaaaacacttaattcaagaatttttcttattccattggcagattatttttgcttgttttatgcacaaattctcttaattttttttttttgtataaaaactagacttattttgctaggtcattttgttaatttaagaatttttagatatttttactgaaaacgagaaaaaaatactaagtaagaaaatcatttttgcagtgaataATCCTCTTTCAGTATGGGTGGAAAAATTTTATTGTGCATCTTTAATATACATTGTTTGATACAAAATGAATTTAGTAAGACAAAACAAATCAATAAAAGATCAATAAAAGATTTTCTGCACCAGctgcataaaaatataaacttcaGTCTTACTTGTATTCGGTCTGAGTAGTTATCCAAGAGTAACACGCCAGAACTGGTGACCTTCTTTGTCTCGACCATCGTCTTCAAGTCGGCCAGTAAGTTCATGTGTTTGGACATGTCAGTAGCTAAAACCTTCGAGAAACAtacaagagttatttctccaaGCAAACACTCagactaaaaataaaaacaaagccaTTATTAAGCGTCGTCAGACGTACAATGTCTATGACCATCTTGCGCAAGGATTGTCTCTGTTTTTTGGTCAAGTTTTGAAAGATGTCACAGTTCTCCTCCTGCAGGAGTTTGAAGCCCACCGCGAGATGATGGTTCTCCAGCACTGATGAATCGTTGTACATGAGCGCCAACTCAGAGTCTGCAgatataaacataaaacatgTAATTAATATAACCTTGACCTTGTGCTAGTCTGAGCAAGCTTCTACTTTGACTGACGGTTCAAAGGTCCACATCAGCAGCGGGACTCCATCACTGGCTGTGAGATTACAGTGTGTGACGCAGGTGAGGAAAGCTCtcttacacaaacacacagtctAAAGCCTCTCGCAGACAGACAGTTACGCACCCATGAGGCTTAAGTCGAGTTTATCCGTCATATCAGGGTGCCGGTTTTGCTTATGTCACATTGAAGTTATGTAAGCAGACAGCCGGTGAGGACAGATGTGTTGCTGGTCTGATGGGATTTAATCCAAAACACTATCTGATTTATCTGCTCAGTGTGTTAGAAAACCTACAGTAATAAGATGCTTACATCGACAGCATTTTATTAAAGTGCCTTTAATGGGGCGTTCAAAGCAGACGCGATTGAAGCGTTAGGCGTGAGTGATATATATgttacagcggggaaaataagtatttgacacatcagcattttatcagtttctaagtgggctattgacacaaaatttccaccagatgtagccatcaagccaaatactgaattcatacaaagaaatcagaacatttaagtatacaagttgagtcataataaataaagtgaaattacacagggaataagtattgaacacactttatttaacactttgtaAAAAAGACAAAGTTAACAGCTTCTAGACGCctagaatgggccagaatcactcctgagcaatgcagatgACTGGtattaaagtattaaataaagtgtgtccAATACTTGAAGAGTTtctttgcaaaacgagataactccgctttttttttttcagaaatctcgttttttggttgtgcattccaattaatatcaattcaactgcagttggtttgttttgatttaaaccttcataatttaaaaaatacagctaagtagcaccataaaacaaaataataacatgataataaacatgttttcacaaaAACGTTACAAACGGATTGATCttgttttgcaatgaa contains the following coding sequences:
- the LOC129446449 gene encoding 3',5'-cyclic-AMP phosphodiesterase 4D isoform X12; the encoded protein is MLNRELTHLSEMSRSGNQVSEYISNTFLDKQHDVEMPTPQTREEKDKKKNQPMCQISGVKKLMHSTSLTNSNIPRFGVKTDTEDSLAKELEDVNKWGLNVFKVTEFSGNRPLTVMMYTIFQERDLLKTFKIPLDTFITYLMTLEDHYHADVAYHNNIHAADVTQSTHVLLSTPALEAVFTDLEILAAIFASAVHDVDHPGVSNQFLINTNSELALMYNDSSVLENHHLAVGFKLLQEENCDIFQNLTKKQRQSLRKMVIDIVLATDMSKHMNLLADLKTMVETKKVTSSGVLLLDNYSDRIQVLQNMVHCADLSNPTKPLQLYKQWTDRIMEEFFSQGDRERERGMEISPMCDKHNASVEKSQVGFIDYIVHPLWETWADLVHPDAQDILDTLEDNREWYQSTIPQSPSPAPDQPEDSNRSSGAEKFQFELTLEEDGESDTEKDSGSQAEEEEDEDEEEDDNSCSDSKTLITQDSESTEIPEAEEGTSEEVSTEPSMVEEDDDEEDEEEQPADT